The Sphingomonas carotinifaciens genomic sequence TTGCTCAGCGTACCCAGAAAGCGCCCATCCGCGTCGAGATTGCGATCATCCACGCGCTCGCCGCGATATTGCACGCCCAGTTGCACGTCATGCGCCCCGCGGGTGGCGGCAAGGCGCAGTTCGCCGAAGTGCAGCGTGTCGCGCGTCGCGCCATATTGTCGGCGACTGACCGCCTCGGCCGCGGCAAATGCCGCCGCATCATAGCCGGGTGCGGCGGGATCGATCTCCACATCGCCCAGCCCGCCATAGAAGCTGTCGCGCGTGACATGCGACAGCGCATATATGCCCGTCAGCGTCGTCGCCTCCGCAAGCCTCTGCTCGACGCTCAGGCTGGCGCGGTGCACGCGACTGTCCACCGCCTCCGCGATATTGGCGAGGTGCGGTGCACGGTTCAGCAGATTGCCGCCGCGCCGCTGCTCGTCGCTATACTGGTAATCGACCGCTACCCGCGTCGCTACGCCGACCGCCACGTTGCCCCGCACGCCCCCGCTCCACTGCCGCAACCGCGCCAGTTCGGTATAGCCGTCGCCGTTCAGGTCCACCCCCGGTTGACGCGCGACCTGTCCATACACGCTGAGCGCCCCGCCGCCGCCCAGCGCCAGCGTCCCCATCGCGGAGCCCGTTACCGCACTCTCCCCCGCCAGCCGACCATGATCCAGCGTGGCGCGTATCCCGGAGCGCAGCGGTTTGACCGGCAGGACGTTGACCACACCCGCCACCGCGCCCGGCCCGTACAGCGCGGAGCCGCCGCCCTTCACCACCTCGATCCGGTCGATCAGCACCGCGGGCAGTTGCTCCACCCCGTACACCGCGGCGACGCCGCTGACCAAGGGCAGCCCGTCGAGCAGGATCTGGTTGTACACCCCCGGCAGCCCCAGCAACTGGATCTCGGTCGTGTTGCAATTCTGGCAGTTGCTCTCCGACCGTGCGCCCGGCAGCCAGTCCAGTGCATCGGCCAGGCTGCGCGGCGCGGTAGCGGTCAGGATGGTTTCACCGATGATATCGGTCCTGACCGGCGCCTCGCGCACCGTGCGCGGCGTGCGCGTTCCCGTCACCACGATATCGCCGGATGGCGCCCCGGCCTGCGCCTGCACCGCCGCCGGGCACGTCGACGCGGCAAACAGAATGATGACGTGGCACATTGATTTAGCCATGGCTAATATTTGTAGTGCGGCGCTTCCCATGCGACAAGCCGCAATGCACCCGGACGCCGTGATGACCGAAAGCCAGAACCCAGACACTCGCGCCGCCGCCTTTCGCAAGGTGCGCGAGGCGCATCAGACGGAAATGGCGGAGGATTATGTCGAGCTGATCGGCGACCTGATCGCGCGGTTCGGCGAGGCGCGCCTGACCGATCTGGCCGAGCATACCGGCGTCACCCTGGCCACCGCATCAAAGGTCGTGCAGCGGCTGAGCCGCGAAGGACTTGTCCAGAACCGGCCCTATCGATCGCTGTTCCTGACGCCCGCCGGCGAGGAGCTTGCCCGCGTCGCGCGCGAGCGGCACCGGATCGTGCAGGACTTCCTGCTCGCCATCGGCGTCGACCCTGCCACCGCCGCGCTCGATTCCGAGGGGATCGAGCATCATGTCAGCGAAACCACGCTTGCCCGGCTGAAGGCGCTGACCGCCCAGCTGGCCGATCAGCGTCCGCCGGGCGGCAACCTTTCCTCCAGATAGCGGGTCATCAGCGAATACAGGTGCACGCTCGTCCCCGGCTTCTCGTAAATGCCGTGCGAGCGATCCGGATAGGCCATCATCTGGAATGGCTTGTTGGCCGCGATCAGCCGA encodes the following:
- the mntR gene encoding manganese-binding transcriptional regulator MntR; amino-acid sequence: MHPDAVMTESQNPDTRAAAFRKVREAHQTEMAEDYVELIGDLIARFGEARLTDLAEHTGVTLATASKVVQRLSREGLVQNRPYRSLFLTPAGEELARVARERHRIVQDFLLAIGVDPATAALDSEGIEHHVSETTLARLKALTAQLADQRPPGGNLSSR
- a CDS encoding TonB-dependent receptor plug domain-containing protein produces the protein MAKSMCHVIILFAASTCPAAVQAQAGAPSGDIVVTGTRTPRTVREAPVRTDIIGETILTATAPRSLADALDWLPGARSESNCQNCNTTEIQLLGLPGVYNQILLDGLPLVSGVAAVYGVEQLPAVLIDRIEVVKGGGSALYGPGAVAGVVNVLPVKPLRSGIRATLDHGRLAGESAVTGSAMGTLALGGGGALSVYGQVARQPGVDLNGDGYTELARLRQWSGGVRGNVAVGVATRVAVDYQYSDEQRRGGNLLNRAPHLANIAEAVDSRVHRASLSVEQRLAEATTLTGIYALSHVTRDSFYGGLGDVEIDPAAPGYDAAAFAAAEAVSRRQYGATRDTLHFGELRLAATRGAHDVQLGVQYRGERVDDRNLDADGRFLGTLSKGSFSTLGAFAQDEWSLSGAVRLLLGARIDRSSVLDDVIASPRIGLWWSPSPPLVVRANWSTGYRAPEIFSEDVHVAVLGAEPVRVRNAGGLEAERADSLALGFDWRPGWGSGALTLDGQFYRTTIRNTFFLSEIREDAGGLFQLRDNAGGSTVTGAELNASVRVNARLRLTVGAAWIDARYDDAQRVFEGEWRQLFTRRYLKSPRWNAIGQAVWTLSPRLDGFLGVRYVGPMDVLNNRLGVIRRSPAFLVADLSATRHLPVGQDREIDVTLGLRNVTDARQRDLETGATRDSDYVYGPRSPRTLFVQARAHF